GAGCAGGCGCCGGTGCCGGGCATCATGCGGGCGGGATCGACGCCGCCGGCGACCAGCGCGTCGAGCAGCGCCATGCGCTCGTCGGCCGACATCGAGTTGGCCTCGCTATTGGTGCCGAACACCGCCAGCCCGCAATTCTGGCTGTTCAGCCATTTGCAGTGCGCCACGAAGCGCGGCACGTCCGGGCTGAGGTCGGCCTTGAACGGCGTGACGACGGGCGACAGGACGCCCTTGATGCGCGGCTGGGCCATGGAAGCTCCTAACGAAGGGTCGCAGGCTGGATTGCCACGCCGGACGGGCGCCGTCCAGAGCGCTTGCGGTCCGGACGGACAGGCGACACGATCCGACGCGAATCCGGTCGTTTCGAGCGCCGCCGCGCTCCCGAACGGTCGCCTTCCGCGGGCGCGTACCCCACCGCGGTGGAGCGTTGTCGCCATCGAAGGAGACGGCCGTGGCTCAGAAACTCAGCTTGTCCGGGCATCCGATCCTGCCGGACGACGGCGTCGCGGGCACGCTGGTCGGCCGGGTCTGGCGCCCGGCGCACGGTGCGACGCCGGCCGGGCCGAGCGTCGTGGCCATCCGTGCGGAGGGCGTCTTCGACATCTCCCGCGCCGTGCCGACGATCGCCGATCTGCTGGCGCATACCGATTCGGCCGGGCTCGTGGCCGGCGCCGCCGGCGAGCGCGTCGGCTCGCTCGACGAGATCGTCGCCAACACCACGGCGGACCGGCCCTCGCCCGCCCTGCCCACGCTGCTCGCGCCGGTCGACCTCCAAGCCGTGAAGGCGGCCGGCGTGACCTTCGCCGTCAGCCTGCTTGAGCGTCTGATCGAGGAGCAGGCCAAGGGCGACCCGGCGCGCGCGGCGGCCGTCCGCGCCGATCTGGGCACGGCGATCGGGGGCGATATCGCGCGCGTCAAACCGGGTTCGGCCGACGCGGAGAAGCTCAAGCAGGCGTTGATCGCCAAGGGCATGTGGTCGCAGTACCTCGAGGTCGGCATCGGTCCGCACGCCGAGATCTTCACCAAGGCGCCGCCGATGGCCTCCGTTGGCTACGGCGCCGAGGTCGGCCTGCGCGACGACGCGGAATGGACCAACCCCGAACCCGAGGTGGTGCTCGTTGTCGCGCCGGACGGCCGCATCGTCGGCGCAACGCTCGGCAACGACGTCAATCTGCGCGACATCGAAGGCCGTAGCGCCCTGCTCCTGGGCAAGGCGAAGGACAACAACGGATCCTCGGCCATCGGGCCTTTCATCCGCCTGTTCGACGCCACCTACTCGCTCGACGACGTGCGCCGGGCCGAGGTCTCGCTGGAGATCACCGGCACCGACCAGTTCCGCCTCACCGGACGCAGCGATCTCACCCAGATCAGTCGGGATCCCGCCGAACTGGTGGCGCAGACCATCGGCGCCAACCATCAGTACCCCGACGGCGTCGTGCTCTACACCGGCACGCTGTTCGCGCCGACCCAGCAGCGCGGGTCCGGCGGCAAGGGCTTCACACACGAGATCGGCGACATCGTGGTGATCCGCTCGCCCAAGCTCGGCGCGCTGGTCAACCGGGTGAACCTCTGCAAGGACATTCCGCCGTGGACGTTCGGCGCCCGCGACCTGATGCGCAACCTCGCGGCCCGTGGCCTGCTGTGACATGCATCCCGTAGCCGCGGCGCTCGAGCGCGAACCGCTGCGCAACATCGTGCTGTTGAAGCATCTCGAGGCGTTTCCCGACCACACCACGGCGCACCGCGTCGAACGCGACGGACGGGCCGCGACGCTGGTGCTGCTGGAGGTCGCGGCGAGCGCCTACGACCGGCGGACCTACCCGTCGGCGCGCCACGCCGCGCTCATCTCCAGCGACCACCCCGATCTCACGCGCGCCCTGCTGGGCGCGATCCCGCGGGGCGATGGCGTGGTGTTCAAGCTGACCAGCGATGCCGACCGCGCCGCCGTCGACGCGGAATTCTCCCCGCTCCGGCGCACCACCGCCGTCCTCTCCTTCACCGCGGCTTCCCCCTACGCGCCGGACGCCCGGGCGCGCGTGACCACGGAACCGACGGAGGCGATGTACGCCATCTTCGAATCGCAGAAGCACGACCGGGACTGGCTCGAACCCCTCCTCCGTTCCGGCCGCGCATTCACCTGCGCGATCGAACGGAACGGGCGGCCACTGGCCGCGTGCTTCGCCTTCGAGAACCACCGCACGGTCTGGGAGATCGGCGGCGTTTTCACGCCACCGGAGGGGCGTGGACGGGGATACGCCGCCGGCGTGGTCCGGACGGCGCTCGCCGAGCTGGGTGCCCGCGGTCTGATCCCGCGCTACCAGGTGCACGACGACAACCTGCCCTCGATCCGCCTCGCCGAGTCCATCGGCCTCGGACGGTTCCTTGAGATCACGCACTTCCAGCACACGCCCGAGGGAGGCGCCCGATGACGTCCGAACTCTGGCGGCTGCCAGCCGACGCCCTGCGCGGCATGATCGTGCGCAAGGAGGTCTCGCCGGTCGAGGTGACGGCGGCGGTTCTCGCCCGCGCCGATGTCGCGCAGGCGAAGCTGAACTGTTTCGTGACGCTGTGCCATGAGGAGGCGATGCGCGCGGCCCGCGCGGCCGAGGCGGCGGTCATGCGGGGCGGCGCGTTACCGCCGCTGCTCGGGGTGCCCTACCACGTCAAGGACCTGGTCAACACCGCCGGCGTGCGGACGACCTACGGATCGCTGCTGCACGAGCACAACGTGCCGGCCGAGGACGCCGTGGCGGCCGCGCGGATGAAGGCGGCCGGCGGCATCCTGATCGGCAAGACCACGACGCCGGAGTTCGGACACAAGTCGCTGACCGACGGCCCTGCGTTCGGCCGCACCGCCAACGCCTGGGACCGGACGCGCACCGCCGGCGGCTCCAGCGGCGGCGCGGCGGCCGCGATCGCCGCCGGTGCGGCGCCCATCGGCATCGCCACCGACGGCGGCGGCTCGACGCGCGTCCCGGCGGCGTGCAACGGGCTGGTCGGCCTCAAGCAGAGCAACGGCGTGATACCGCACAGCCAGGTCGCGGACGCCTTCGGCAACCACACCTACGTGACGCCCCTCAGCCGCACGGTCATGGATACCGCGCTGATGCTCCAGGCGATGGCCGGCGAGGACGCCAGCGACCCCTGGTCGATCGGCGTGCCGGTGCCGGACTTCGTCGCGGCCGCGCGGCCCGAAGGCGATCTGCGCGGCCGCCGCGTGCTGTGGTCGATGACGCTCGGCAACGAGGTCGTGGCGCGCGACGTCCGCGTGGCGGTCGAACGCTCATTGCGTGTCCTCGAATCGCTGGGCGCGACGCTGGAGGAACTGCGCGAAGCGCCGCCGTCGATGTACGAGGCATGGCAGGTCATCAACCACGGCACGTGGCGGGCGCGCTTCGCCGACATGGTGGCGCGCCATGGCAACGAGATGACGCCGTCGCTGGTGCGCCAGGTGCAGCAGGCGGCCGACTGGACGGCGGAGGACTACCAGAAGGCGATGTTCACCCGCGCCGCGCTGTTCCGCTGGTTCCAGGGCAAGCTCGCGGCGTTCGACCACATCGTCACCCCGACCCTGTCGCGCACCGCCCTGCCGATCGAGCAGGACCTGTTCGATCCGATCGAGATCGACGGAAGCGTCGTCGGCGAGCTGCGCACCAGCCTGTTCCCCTACACGATGCCCTTCAACATCACCGGCCATCCCGCGATCAGCCTGCCCTGCGGCTTCGCCACCGACGGATTGCCCATCGGGCTCCACGTCGTCGGCCGCTTCCGCGACGAGCCCTCCCTCCTGCGGACGGCCGCGTTGTACGAGCGCGCCGACAGCCATCTCGACCGCTGGCCCGATCTCTGACCCGATGATCCCCGATCTGGAGACGCCGCGCCTGCGGCTGCGCGCGCTGACGCTGGACGACGCCGCCGCGACGCAGCTTCTGTTTCCGCATTGGGAGGTCGTGCGCCATCTCAACGCCCGCGTGCCATGGCCCTATCCCGACGACGGCGCGCTGAACTTCTACCTCGACGTCGAGCTGCCGGCGATGGCGCGGGGCGAGCACTGGACGTGGGCCATCCGGCTCAAAGATGGAGCTGACCACCACATCGGCGTCATCGGGCTGATGGCCGGCGAGAACGACAACCGGGCCTTCTGGCTGGCGCTGCCGTGGCATGGACAGGGATTGATGACCGAGGCCTGCGGACCGGTCACCGAATTCTGGTTCGGCGCGCTGGGCTTCGAGCGGCTGCGCATCCCCAAAGCCGTCGCCAACACGGCGTCGCGCCGCGTCTCCGTGAAGCAGGGCATGCGCGTGGTCGCGACCGAGGACCGCGACTTCGTCGAAGGCCGTCTACCGGCCGAGATCTGGGAGCTGACGCGCGGCGATTGGAACGCCGGCCGACGGGCCTAGGCCGGACGGTCGCCGGCCAGCGTGATGCGGTGGAGGACGCGCTTGAAGCCGTGATAGTCGTTGATCGGATTGTGCATGGCGCAGCGGTTGTCCCAGAACGCCAGCGACCCGGGCCGCCAGACGAACCGGCAGGTGAATTCCGGCCTGATCTGGTGGTGAAACAGGAAATCGAGCAGACCGTGGCTCTCCCTCTCCGTCCACCCTTCGAAGCGGACGGTGTGGCCGACGTTGAGGAACAGCGCCTTTCGCCCGGTTTCGGGGTGCGTGCGCACGACGGGATGCGCGGCCTCGAGCGTCTTCTGCGTCTCGCCGGCCGCCTTCAGCCGGTCCTCGCGCGTTTTGGAGGCGTCGGCTTTGAGCGACGAACTGATGCCGACGAGGCCATCGAGCATCGCCCGCATGCCCTGGGAGAGCGTCTCGTAGGCGAGGTATTGGTTGGCGAACTCCGTGTCGCCGCCGTGCGGTGGAATCTCCCGGGCCAGCAGCATGCTCGCCATCGGCGGCCGCTCCAGATAGGTCGTGTCGGAGTGCCAGACGCCGCCGAAGTTCGTCCGCTCGTGTTCCAGTTTCACCACGGGCGTGATCACCGGGCATTCCGGCAGCCCCTTGAGCTGCGGATACTCGACCGGCTCGCCGAACCGCCGCGCGAACGCCAGCTGGCGTTGCGGCGTCATCTCCTGGTCGCGGAAGAACACCACGAGGTGGTCGAGCCAGGCCTGGCGCAGCTCCGCGACCACGTCGTCGGCCAGATCGGCCGCGAGGTCGACGCCGTGGATCTCGGCGCCGAGCGCTCCGGCGACCGGCCGCACGTCGATATGACGGTAATTGCGTCGGATCGACTGGCTCATGATCGCTCTCCGGAGGCGCCGTCGCGGGCCCAAGGCGGTAGTTTCTTGTCGAGGAACGCGCGCATGCCTTGATGTGTGTCAGGGCGCCGCAGCAGCGCGACCAGCTCGTGCGCGGCGGCGTCCAGCACCTCGGAATCGCCAGCGACGGCGCAGGCGCGCGCGATGCGCTTCACGGCGGCCACGGCGGGCGGGGAATTGCGGCGCAAGTCGTCGAGCACGCCGGCCAGCGCCGCCTCCGCCTCCATGGCGCTCGCGCATAGATGCCGCCCGATCCCCAGCCGGTATGCCTCGCGCGCGTCGACCACCCGCCCGGTCACGGCCAGATCGCGCAACGGGCCGGCGCCGATGCGGCGGGCGATGAACGGCAGCACCTGCGAGGGGATGAATCCGGCGCGCGGCTCCGGCACGCCGAACCGGGCGGTCTCGCGCAGGATCACGACGTCGGAGCAGCACGCCATGCCGAACCCGCCGCCGACCGCCGGACCATCGACGATGGAGATCACCGGCACCGCCAGCGCGTCCAACTCCATCAACGTGCGGCCGAAACCGCGGTAGGGCTCGTAGAGCGGATCCGGGTCACCCGCCGCCGGCGCCGCCGGCAGATCCCGCATCGCCCCGATGTCACCGCCGGCGCAGAACGCGCCGCCGCTTCCGCGCAGCACCAGCGCCCGCACCGCGCCCGACGTCCGCACGCGCCCGAGCGCATCGGCGATCTCGCCCATCATGGCGTGGGTCAGCGCGTTGCGACGTTCCGGCCTGTTGAACGTGATCGACGCCACGTCGCCGTCCAGCGAGAAAAGAATAGAGTCGTAGCGCGGCGCTCCGGACATGGGCAGAGTATATAGCCGAGACTTCGAATCACGGGTACCCGTCCGCCGCATGACCGCCATCGCCGCCGCCCCGCGTTTCCGCCGCGCCGTCGCGGTCCTCGGCCTGCTCGCCGT
The genomic region above belongs to Rhodospirillales bacterium and contains:
- a CDS encoding fumarylacetoacetate hydrolase family protein, which produces MAQKLSLSGHPILPDDGVAGTLVGRVWRPAHGATPAGPSVVAIRAEGVFDISRAVPTIADLLAHTDSAGLVAGAAGERVGSLDEIVANTTADRPSPALPTLLAPVDLQAVKAAGVTFAVSLLERLIEEQAKGDPARAAAVRADLGTAIGGDIARVKPGSADAEKLKQALIAKGMWSQYLEVGIGPHAEIFTKAPPMASVGYGAEVGLRDDAEWTNPEPEVVLVVAPDGRIVGATLGNDVNLRDIEGRSALLLGKAKDNNGSSAIGPFIRLFDATYSLDDVRRAEVSLEITGTDQFRLTGRSDLTQISRDPAELVAQTIGANHQYPDGVVLYTGTLFAPTQQRGSGGKGFTHEIGDIVVIRSPKLGALVNRVNLCKDIPPWTFGARDLMRNLAARGLL
- a CDS encoding GNAT family N-acetyltransferase; protein product: MIPDLETPRLRLRALTLDDAAATQLLFPHWEVVRHLNARVPWPYPDDGALNFYLDVELPAMARGEHWTWAIRLKDGADHHIGVIGLMAGENDNRAFWLALPWHGQGLMTEACGPVTEFWFGALGFERLRIPKAVANTASRRVSVKQGMRVVATEDRDFVEGRLPAEIWELTRGDWNAGRRA
- a CDS encoding GNAT family N-acetyltransferase, which codes for MHPVAAALEREPLRNIVLLKHLEAFPDHTTAHRVERDGRAATLVLLEVAASAYDRRTYPSARHAALISSDHPDLTRALLGAIPRGDGVVFKLTSDADRAAVDAEFSPLRRTTAVLSFTAASPYAPDARARVTTEPTEAMYAIFESQKHDRDWLEPLLRSGRAFTCAIERNGRPLAACFAFENHRTVWEIGGVFTPPEGRGRGYAAGVVRTALAELGARGLIPRYQVHDDNLPSIRLAESIGLGRFLEITHFQHTPEGGAR
- a CDS encoding enoyl-CoA hydratase/isomerase family protein; amino-acid sequence: MSGAPRYDSILFSLDGDVASITFNRPERRNALTHAMMGEIADALGRVRTSGAVRALVLRGSGGAFCAGGDIGAMRDLPAAPAAGDPDPLYEPYRGFGRTLMELDALAVPVISIVDGPAVGGGFGMACCSDVVILRETARFGVPEPRAGFIPSQVLPFIARRIGAGPLRDLAVTGRVVDAREAYRLGIGRHLCASAMEAEAALAGVLDDLRRNSPPAVAAVKRIARACAVAGDSEVLDAAAHELVALLRRPDTHQGMRAFLDKKLPPWARDGASGERS
- a CDS encoding amidase; protein product: MTSELWRLPADALRGMIVRKEVSPVEVTAAVLARADVAQAKLNCFVTLCHEEAMRAARAAEAAVMRGGALPPLLGVPYHVKDLVNTAGVRTTYGSLLHEHNVPAEDAVAAARMKAAGGILIGKTTTPEFGHKSLTDGPAFGRTANAWDRTRTAGGSSGGAAAAIAAGAAPIGIATDGGGSTRVPAACNGLVGLKQSNGVIPHSQVADAFGNHTYVTPLSRTVMDTALMLQAMAGEDASDPWSIGVPVPDFVAAARPEGDLRGRRVLWSMTLGNEVVARDVRVAVERSLRVLESLGATLEELREAPPSMYEAWQVINHGTWRARFADMVARHGNEMTPSLVRQVQQAADWTAEDYQKAMFTRAALFRWFQGKLAAFDHIVTPTLSRTALPIEQDLFDPIEIDGSVVGELRTSLFPYTMPFNITGHPAISLPCGFATDGLPIGLHVVGRFRDEPSLLRTAALYERADSHLDRWPDL
- a CDS encoding TauD/TfdA family dioxygenase, translating into MSQSIRRNYRHIDVRPVAGALGAEIHGVDLAADLADDVVAELRQAWLDHLVVFFRDQEMTPQRQLAFARRFGEPVEYPQLKGLPECPVITPVVKLEHERTNFGGVWHSDTTYLERPPMASMLLAREIPPHGGDTEFANQYLAYETLSQGMRAMLDGLVGISSSLKADASKTREDRLKAAGETQKTLEAAHPVVRTHPETGRKALFLNVGHTVRFEGWTERESHGLLDFLFHHQIRPEFTCRFVWRPGSLAFWDNRCAMHNPINDYHGFKRVLHRITLAGDRPA